A single window of Flavobacterium aestivum DNA harbors:
- a CDS encoding pseudouridine synthase, whose protein sequence is MHHHFIIHKPYGYLSQFIYELKRKKKLLGELYDFPVGTMAIGRLDEDSEGLLLLTTDGKMSEIIRSKKVDKEYYVQVDGIITPEAIEQLKRGVEIGFNGTKYITKPCEAFIVNEIPNFGARGKKIRDERHGPTSWASITVNEGKFRQVRKMTAAVGFPTLRLVRVRIGNVYLNELQAGEVLEVKSFL, encoded by the coding sequence ATGCACCATCATTTCATCATCCATAAACCCTACGGTTATTTAAGTCAGTTTATTTACGAATTGAAGCGCAAGAAAAAACTTTTGGGGGAATTATATGATTTTCCTGTAGGGACAATGGCTATCGGTAGGCTTGATGAAGACTCCGAAGGATTACTGTTATTGACCACTGATGGAAAAATGAGTGAAATCATTAGGAGCAAAAAAGTCGATAAAGAATACTATGTACAAGTCGATGGTATTATTACTCCAGAAGCCATAGAACAATTGAAAAGAGGTGTCGAAATTGGTTTTAATGGTACAAAGTATATCACCAAACCCTGCGAAGCTTTTATTGTAAACGAGATTCCAAATTTTGGAGCAAGAGGAAAAAAGATTCGAGATGAACGTCACGGTCCTACTTCTTGGGCTTCTATTACGGTCAATGAAGGAAAGTTTAGACAAGTGCGTAAAATGACAGCGGCTGTTGGTTTTCCTACATTAAGATTGGTAAGAGTCCGAATAGGAAATGTATATTTGAATGAATTACAAGCTGGGGAAGTTCTAGAAGTAAAAAGTTTTTTATAA